The following proteins are encoded in a genomic region of Sorangiineae bacterium MSr12523:
- a CDS encoding FecR family protein translates to MNPRPLYARLAAEVLAEEGRDDVPLVSPGDRARAIDVVSEAIAQRDKRRRRTRGVFVALSLAASAVLVFGAVRVLSHHAAVPSGEGVLTAKAPAVAPSVDPIATPLVGDVRVRSGDVVRAIAQGTPLSAGDHVLADGAARASVTLVTGTRLALEGTSDLAMTQSDPAMTVFTLVQGAVRADVAKLKAGERFLVRTADAEVEVRGTSFRVAVMAADTSCPVPVATRVEVTEGIVAVRHGATEVALHPGQSWPPPCTSPRASVPAAHPVHAPKKVAPAHPRVTRESPAPAEHEPQASSPSLPSSPSSPSSDLGAQNDMFAKAMQEKQSGRPSAAVATLERFAATYPASPLAENAVAERMKILATSDRARARSAARDYLSRYPRGFARIDAEKILATSP, encoded by the coding sequence ATGAATCCGCGTCCACTCTATGCGCGCCTCGCGGCGGAAGTACTCGCGGAGGAAGGTCGGGACGACGTTCCCCTGGTATCGCCGGGCGATCGCGCCCGCGCGATTGACGTGGTGTCGGAAGCGATTGCGCAGCGGGACAAGCGCCGCCGTCGCACGCGCGGCGTCTTCGTGGCGCTGTCGCTCGCCGCCTCGGCGGTGCTGGTGTTCGGGGCGGTGCGTGTGCTGTCGCATCACGCTGCGGTGCCGTCCGGCGAGGGTGTGCTCACGGCGAAGGCGCCCGCGGTTGCGCCCAGCGTGGATCCCATCGCCACGCCCCTGGTGGGCGACGTGCGCGTGCGCTCGGGCGATGTGGTGCGGGCGATCGCCCAGGGAACACCGCTCTCCGCGGGCGACCACGTGCTGGCCGATGGCGCGGCGCGCGCGAGTGTGACCCTGGTGACGGGAACGCGCCTGGCGCTGGAGGGGACGTCGGATCTCGCGATGACGCAGTCGGATCCCGCGATGACCGTGTTCACCTTGGTGCAGGGCGCGGTGCGCGCCGATGTGGCGAAATTGAAGGCGGGGGAGCGCTTTCTCGTTCGTACGGCGGATGCGGAGGTCGAGGTGCGCGGGACGTCGTTCCGCGTGGCGGTGATGGCGGCCGATACGTCGTGCCCCGTGCCGGTGGCGACGCGGGTGGAGGTGACCGAGGGCATCGTGGCCGTTCGCCATGGCGCGACGGAAGTGGCGCTTCATCCTGGTCAATCGTGGCCCCCGCCCTGTACCTCGCCGCGCGCGTCGGTACCGGCGGCTCACCCGGTTCATGCTCCGAAAAAGGTCGCCCCGGCGCATCCGCGCGTTACGCGCGAGAGTCCGGCGCCGGCCGAGCACGAGCCGCAGGCCAGCTCGCCCAGTTTGCCAAGCTCGCCCAGCTCGCCCAGCTCGGATCTGGGGGCGCAGAACGACATGTTCGCCAAGGCGATGCAGGAGAAGCAGAGTGGCCGCCCGAGCGCAGCGGTGGCGACGTTGGAGCGATTCGCCGCGACGTATCCGGCGAGCCCGCTCGCGGAAAATGCGGTGGCGGAGCGAATGAAGATTCTCGCAACGTCCGATCGCGCACGCGCACGATCCGCCGCACGCGATTACCTATCGCGGTATCCTCGGGGCTTCGCCCGTATCGATGCGGAGAAGATCCTTGCGACGAGTCCCTAA
- the hemW gene encoding radical SAM family heme chaperone HemW — MKHNQTGVYVHFPWCLAKCPYCDFVSYAKDRASIDHAGYADAILRELDARAEAIGDRVVRSIFFGGGTPSLWEPHELGRVLAAIRAHFSCAPDLEITVECNPTSLDRARAGALRDVGVDRLSIGTQSLRQEQLRYLGRLHDPAGALAAIEGAMAAGVPRLSTDIIFGLPEQAPEDARDQAIHLAELGLTHLSCYQLTIEPGTQFGELARRGRLPLADDGRTADAFLAIDEALSARGFRHYEISNYAHPGEESRHNLGYWRGEEYIGLGCAAFGCVRRGDSVERVRYRNAIDPKKYVEATRTMLRDRVGEGDGLSMFSETVTGEALLRERIMLSLRTEEGLDLEQSATELHVEPWPRERRRAAERLVTMNRLRIDGGKLSIPRPAWLFTDDTAARLF, encoded by the coding sequence ATGAAACATAACCAGACCGGCGTGTACGTGCATTTCCCGTGGTGCCTGGCCAAATGCCCGTACTGCGACTTCGTGAGTTACGCGAAAGATCGCGCTTCCATTGATCATGCCGGGTACGCGGACGCGATTCTCCGCGAGCTGGACGCGCGCGCAGAGGCCATCGGCGATCGCGTCGTGCGCAGTATTTTCTTTGGCGGTGGAACGCCAAGCCTTTGGGAGCCGCACGAGCTCGGTCGCGTGCTCGCCGCCATTCGTGCACATTTTTCGTGTGCGCCCGATCTGGAGATCACGGTCGAGTGCAATCCCACCTCGCTGGATCGCGCCCGTGCCGGCGCGCTTCGCGACGTGGGGGTGGATCGTCTTTCCATTGGGACGCAATCCCTCCGACAGGAGCAACTTCGATACCTCGGAAGACTCCACGATCCGGCGGGGGCGCTCGCCGCCATCGAGGGCGCCATGGCGGCCGGCGTTCCGCGCCTGTCGACGGACATCATTTTCGGACTTCCCGAGCAGGCGCCCGAAGATGCGCGTGATCAGGCGATTCACCTCGCCGAGCTCGGCCTGACGCACCTCTCCTGCTACCAATTGACCATCGAGCCGGGGACGCAGTTCGGGGAGCTGGCGCGACGTGGAAGATTGCCTCTCGCGGACGACGGACGTACGGCCGACGCGTTTTTGGCCATCGACGAAGCGCTGAGCGCGCGCGGTTTCCGCCATTACGAGATATCCAACTACGCACACCCCGGCGAGGAGTCGCGGCACAACCTCGGCTACTGGCGCGGCGAAGAGTACATTGGGCTCGGCTGCGCGGCGTTCGGATGCGTGCGGCGTGGAGACAGCGTGGAGCGGGTTCGGTACCGCAATGCAATCGATCCGAAGAAGTACGTCGAGGCGACGCGCACGATGCTGCGAGATCGCGTGGGCGAGGGCGATGGGCTCTCGATGTTCTCGGAGACGGTGACCGGCGAGGCACTTTTGCGCGAGCGGATCATGCTGAGCCTTCGCACCGAAGAGGGGCTCGATCTGGAGCAAAGCGCCACGGAGCTGCACGTAGAGCCATGGCCGCGCGAACGCCGGCGCGCCGCAGAGCGACTGGTGACGATGAATCGGTTGCGCATCGACGGTGGCAAGCTGTCGATTCCGCGTCCCGCGTGGCTCTTCACGGACGACACGGCTGCGCGCCTGTTCTAG
- a CDS encoding vitamin B12-dependent ribonucleotide reductase, whose translation MAESDFGKVSNGRTHAMTAKQTKKNPSSSTKSSPPVQTPQPKTESRRHEEVPVRRFFTQPGLDPLDQVLYERRSSTISNPDGSVVFKMEGAEVPVGWSQLATDIVISKYFRKAGIQKMPASLARADGAPEAGERSVRQVVYRVANTIRQAADSFGGYFATKEAADTFEAELSYLLVHQYGAFNSPVWFNCGLYHQYGIEGSGGNWAWDPAAGDSDLAADGTSTTTVVETENAYGRPQCSACFIQSVQDDLMGIYELVKSEARLFKYGSGTGTNFSAIRGKQEKLSGGGTSSGLMSFLEVFDRAAGATKSGGTTRRAAKMVCLDVDHPEIVDFVEWKMREEKKAHALIRAGYSNDFNGEAYHTISGQNSNNSVRVTDEFMKAVLAGGKWHTRMRLTGEVCETFEAKDLWRKIAEAAWGCADPGLQYDSTVNRWHTCSNTSRINASNPCSEYMFLDDSACNLASVNLIKFLRDDGSFDIEGYRHACRIFFIAQEVLVDLSSYPTKRIAQNSHDYRPLGLGYANLGSLLMLLGVPYDSDQGRAIAGALTAIMCGHAYKASAEMAKSKGPFVGYAKNREPMLRVMNMHRDAAYAISRDDCWLPGESKDAGVGALYRAACEDWDDAVHFGELHGYRNAQSTVLAPTGTIGLLMDCDTTGIEPDFALVKFKKLAGGGYFKIVNQSVPAALSRLGYSQAEVQEIVAYVSGTNTLLAAPAINRRTLKEKGFTDEDLAKVEAALPGVFDLDSAFAPWVLGEAAHTRLVAGATGKGSLLEKLGFTKSQIAEAGDVIIGRMTIEGAPHLKAEHYPVFDCANRCGKIGQRYLAPMSHVKMMAATQPFLSGAISKTVNLPNDATVEDVAKLYEEGWRLGLKAVALYRDGCKASQPLSSSGESKSDAQDAKAEAPKIAAKALERLDPVPNTTVENTPQLSLALTPKGTREYGMRIRLPKKRRGFTQEARVGGHKIFLRTGEYEDGRLGEIFIDMHKEGAAFRSLMNCFAMSVSVGLQYGVPLQTYVDQFTFTRFEPQGVVEGHPNVKIATSIVDYLFRVLGVEYLHRYDLAHVKPEESNPTLTGPDLSNARPVSERQPADEQRPALDFGYTKEATARSAAMSETLEGRGEPSAGASTENLGVGVGNVAGGVLSAHLDAMMGDAPVCDVCGHITVRNGACYKCLNCGNSMGCS comes from the coding sequence ATGGCAGAATCGGACTTCGGCAAAGTTTCGAATGGGCGAACCCACGCGATGACGGCGAAGCAGACGAAAAAGAATCCCTCGAGCTCCACCAAATCGTCGCCGCCCGTCCAGACGCCCCAGCCGAAAACCGAATCTCGCCGCCACGAAGAGGTGCCCGTGCGCCGTTTCTTCACGCAGCCGGGGCTCGATCCGCTGGATCAAGTGCTCTACGAGCGTCGCTCGAGCACGATCTCGAATCCGGACGGCTCCGTCGTCTTCAAGATGGAGGGCGCCGAGGTGCCGGTGGGCTGGAGCCAACTCGCCACCGACATCGTGATTTCGAAGTACTTCCGCAAAGCCGGCATCCAGAAGATGCCCGCATCGCTCGCGCGCGCCGATGGTGCGCCGGAGGCGGGCGAGCGCAGCGTGCGGCAGGTCGTCTATCGCGTGGCGAACACCATTCGTCAGGCGGCCGATTCGTTTGGCGGCTACTTCGCCACGAAGGAAGCGGCTGACACCTTCGAGGCCGAGCTCTCGTATTTGCTGGTGCATCAGTACGGCGCGTTCAACTCGCCGGTGTGGTTCAACTGCGGGCTCTATCATCAGTACGGCATCGAAGGTTCCGGCGGCAACTGGGCCTGGGATCCCGCGGCCGGTGACAGCGATCTCGCCGCCGACGGCACGTCGACCACCACCGTGGTCGAGACGGAGAACGCCTACGGCCGCCCGCAGTGCTCCGCGTGCTTCATCCAGTCCGTGCAGGACGACTTGATGGGCATCTACGAGCTCGTGAAGTCGGAGGCCCGCCTCTTCAAGTATGGCTCGGGCACCGGGACGAACTTCAGCGCCATCCGCGGCAAGCAGGAGAAGCTCTCCGGCGGCGGCACCTCCAGTGGCCTCATGAGCTTCCTCGAGGTGTTCGATCGCGCGGCCGGCGCCACCAAGAGCGGCGGCACCACGCGCCGCGCGGCCAAGATGGTCTGCTTGGACGTGGACCATCCCGAGATCGTCGACTTCGTCGAGTGGAAGATGCGCGAGGAAAAGAAGGCACACGCCCTCATCCGCGCCGGCTACTCGAACGACTTCAACGGCGAGGCGTACCACACCATCAGCGGGCAGAACTCGAACAACTCCGTCCGCGTGACGGACGAGTTCATGAAGGCGGTGCTCGCCGGCGGAAAGTGGCACACGCGCATGCGCCTCACCGGCGAAGTGTGCGAGACCTTCGAGGCGAAGGACCTGTGGCGCAAGATCGCCGAGGCCGCGTGGGGATGCGCGGACCCGGGCCTGCAGTACGACTCCACGGTGAACCGTTGGCACACGTGCTCCAACACGTCGCGCATCAACGCGAGCAACCCGTGCAGCGAGTACATGTTCCTCGACGACTCGGCGTGCAACCTGGCGTCGGTCAACTTGATCAAGTTCCTCCGCGACGACGGCAGCTTCGACATCGAGGGCTACCGGCATGCGTGCCGCATCTTCTTCATCGCGCAAGAGGTGCTGGTCGACTTGTCGAGCTACCCGACGAAGCGCATCGCGCAGAACAGCCATGATTATCGGCCGCTCGGCCTCGGCTACGCGAACCTCGGCTCGCTGCTGATGCTCCTCGGCGTGCCCTACGACAGCGACCAGGGCCGCGCAATTGCCGGCGCGCTCACCGCCATCATGTGCGGCCACGCCTACAAGGCGAGCGCGGAGATGGCCAAGAGCAAGGGCCCCTTCGTGGGCTACGCTAAGAACCGCGAGCCGATGCTGCGCGTGATGAACATGCACCGCGATGCGGCCTACGCCATCTCGCGCGACGATTGCTGGTTGCCCGGCGAGTCGAAGGACGCGGGCGTGGGCGCACTCTACCGTGCAGCCTGCGAGGATTGGGACGACGCCGTGCACTTCGGCGAGCTCCACGGCTACCGCAACGCACAGTCCACCGTGCTCGCACCGACGGGCACCATTGGTCTGCTGATGGACTGCGACACGACGGGTATCGAGCCGGATTTCGCGCTGGTGAAGTTCAAGAAGCTCGCCGGTGGCGGGTACTTCAAGATCGTGAACCAGTCGGTGCCCGCCGCGCTCTCGCGCCTCGGGTACTCGCAGGCGGAGGTGCAGGAAATCGTGGCGTACGTGAGCGGCACGAACACGCTGCTCGCCGCGCCGGCCATCAACCGCCGCACGCTCAAGGAAAAGGGCTTCACGGACGAGGACCTCGCGAAGGTCGAGGCCGCGCTGCCCGGCGTGTTCGATCTCGACTCCGCGTTTGCGCCGTGGGTGCTCGGTGAGGCGGCGCACACGCGCCTCGTGGCCGGGGCCACGGGCAAAGGATCCTTGCTGGAGAAGCTCGGCTTCACCAAGTCGCAGATTGCCGAGGCGGGCGACGTCATCATCGGGCGCATGACCATCGAGGGTGCGCCGCACCTGAAGGCCGAGCACTACCCGGTGTTCGACTGCGCGAACCGCTGCGGCAAGATTGGCCAGCGCTACCTCGCGCCGATGAGCCACGTCAAAATGATGGCGGCCACGCAGCCGTTCCTGAGCGGCGCCATCTCGAAGACGGTCAACCTTCCCAACGACGCCACCGTCGAGGACGTGGCGAAGTTGTACGAGGAGGGCTGGCGGCTCGGACTCAAGGCCGTGGCGCTTTACCGCGATGGGTGCAAGGCATCGCAGCCGCTCTCCAGCTCGGGCGAATCGAAGAGCGACGCGCAAGACGCGAAAGCGGAGGCACCCAAGATCGCGGCCAAGGCTCTCGAGCGGCTGGATCCGGTGCCGAATACGACGGTGGAGAACACTCCGCAGCTGTCCTTGGCGCTGACGCCGAAGGGCACGCGCGAATACGGCATGCGCATCCGCCTGCCGAAGAAGCGCCGCGGCTTCACGCAAGAAGCGCGCGTGGGCGGGCACAAGATCTTCCTCCGCACCGGCGAATACGAAGACGGGCGCCTTGGCGAGATTTTCATCGACATGCACAAGGAGGGGGCAGCCTTCCGCTCGTTGATGAACTGCTTCGCCATGAGCGTCTCGGTGGGCTTGCAGTACGGCGTGCCGCTGCAGACGTACGTGGATCAATTCACGTTCACGCGCTTCGAGCCGCAAGGCGTGGTCGAGGGGCACCCGAACGTGAAGATTGCGACGAGCATCGTGGACTATCTGTTCCGCGTTCTCGGTGTCGAGTACCTGCATCGCTACGATCTGGCGCACGTGAAACCGGAGGAGTCGAACCCCACGCTCACCGGGCCGGACCTGTCCAATGCGCGTCCCGTGTCCGAACGACAACCGGCGGATGAACAACGTCCGGCGCTCGACTTCGGCTACACGAAAGAGGCGACTGCACGCAGCGCGGCAATGAGCGAAACCCTCGAAGGCCGCGGGGAACCGAGCGCAGGCGCTAGCACCGAGAACCTGGGAGTCGGAGTCGGCAACGTGGCCGGTGGTGTCCTTTCGGCGCACTTGGACGCGATGATGGGTGACGCGCCAGTTTGCGATGTATGTGGCCACATCACGGTCCGAAATGGTGCATGCTACAAATGCCTGAATTGCGGAAACAGCATGGGGTGCAGCTAG
- a CDS encoding RNA polymerase sigma factor, with protein sequence MARGVPRLRLVREGDPEPASEKGAGKAPTLLALDDSELIAAVRAGERSAAAAFHDRVRGRIDATLYRLLGGRDVDHDDLAQLSLIELVQTLDRFRGDCSLNSWVSTVTAHIVYKHIRRRRTERRIFASSDDTDKEAYAGPSSKRVVVARDLVARVRRHLDALDPDKAWTFLLHDACGYDLREIAKITGVSVAAAQSRLVRARRDLHAHIAADPELADELQRRRSGEASASDTKREEP encoded by the coding sequence ATGGCGCGCGGCGTTCCTCGATTGCGGCTGGTCCGCGAGGGTGACCCGGAACCGGCCTCCGAGAAGGGAGCCGGGAAGGCCCCTACGTTGCTTGCGCTCGACGACAGCGAGCTCATTGCCGCAGTGCGTGCGGGTGAGCGGTCGGCCGCCGCCGCCTTTCACGATCGTGTGCGCGGTCGCATCGATGCAACGCTCTATCGCCTGCTCGGCGGGCGAGACGTCGATCACGACGATCTCGCGCAGCTTAGTTTGATCGAGCTGGTGCAAACGCTGGATCGATTCCGCGGCGACTGTTCGCTCAATTCGTGGGTCTCCACGGTGACGGCGCACATCGTCTACAAGCACATTCGCCGGCGCCGGACGGAGCGCCGCATCTTCGCGAGCAGCGACGATACCGACAAGGAAGCGTACGCGGGGCCGAGCTCGAAGCGCGTGGTGGTGGCACGCGATCTCGTGGCGCGTGTGCGGCGTCATTTGGATGCCCTCGATCCCGACAAGGCGTGGACGTTTCTTCTGCACGACGCGTGCGGCTACGATCTGCGTGAGATTGCGAAAATCACGGGTGTGAGTGTAGCGGCCGCGCAATCGCGGCTCGTGCGTGCGCGGCGTGATCTGCACGCGCACATTGCAGCGGACCCCGAGCTCGCCGACGAGCTCCAACGCCGGCGTAGCGGCGAGGCTTCGGCGAGCGATACGAAGAGGGAGGAACCATGA
- a CDS encoding four helix bundle protein, translated as MQANPNHRPSSFQALELALQCIETLRPTVARIQRCDRDLSEQLRRALSSVALNIAEGNRSQGGHRIARFSTAAGSNSESRAALRVAVAWGYVQQREIDAGEQSLDRVAAMLHRLGARR; from the coding sequence ATGCAAGCAAACCCGAATCACCGCCCCTCTTCTTTTCAGGCCCTCGAGCTCGCGCTCCAGTGCATCGAAACGCTCCGTCCGACGGTTGCGCGTATCCAGCGCTGCGATCGCGATTTGAGCGAGCAGCTTCGACGCGCCCTCAGTTCCGTCGCCCTCAACATCGCCGAAGGCAACCGCAGCCAAGGCGGTCATCGCATCGCGCGCTTCTCCACGGCGGCTGGCTCGAACAGCGAATCACGCGCCGCACTGCGCGTGGCCGTCGCGTGGGGCTATGTGCAGCAACGCGAAATCGATGCCGGCGAGCAATCGCTCGATCGTGTCGCCGCCATGCTTCACCGCCTTGGCGCTAGGCGGTAG